The following are encoded together in the Deltaproteobacteria bacterium genome:
- the ribD gene encoding bifunctional diaminohydroxyphosphoribosylaminopyrimidine deaminase/5-amino-6-(5-phosphoribosylamino)uracil reductase RibD has product MQLAIKKAEHGRGHTHPNPMVGCVIAKQGKVIATGYHAGVGLAHAEIMALKAAGAKARGADVFVTLEPCNHTGRTGPCAQALLNAGVGRVFIGMLDPNPLVHKKGVRFLRRHGVEVAVGLLGQDCRQQNEAFVHYMHKKRPWVVAKLAASLDGRVATHTGDSRWITSLAARKAGHKLRADLDAIMVGVGTVIADNPALTCRVRLGRDPIRIIVDTNARTPLNAEILHQAQIHQQKKRRQSAPTLIIVSQHAPTSRLKKLANAGAEILVCPANNGRIDVAALLKLLGQREILSLLIEGGPTLLGSFFDAGLINKVHAFIAPRIIGGEQSLNAVGGTGCALLSESMRLSRCKIKQVDGDIEVVGYINIRDSNL; this is encoded by the coding sequence ATGCAATTGGCTATTAAAAAAGCCGAACATGGACGCGGCCATACCCATCCCAATCCCATGGTGGGTTGTGTAATTGCTAAGCAAGGCAAGGTTATTGCTACCGGCTATCACGCAGGTGTGGGTTTAGCTCATGCTGAAATCATGGCTTTAAAAGCTGCTGGGGCAAAGGCGCGCGGGGCTGATGTTTTTGTTACGCTTGAACCATGTAATCATACTGGTCGTACAGGGCCATGCGCGCAAGCGTTACTTAATGCAGGCGTAGGTCGTGTATTTATTGGTATGTTAGATCCTAATCCCTTGGTGCATAAAAAGGGAGTGCGTTTTTTACGTCGACATGGGGTTGAGGTAGCTGTCGGTTTATTGGGTCAAGATTGCCGCCAACAAAATGAAGCTTTTGTGCACTATATGCATAAAAAGCGACCATGGGTAGTTGCTAAGCTAGCTGCAAGTCTTGATGGTCGTGTTGCCACCCATACTGGTGATTCACGTTGGATAACTAGTCTTGCAGCGCGCAAAGCTGGGCATAAGTTGCGCGCTGATCTTGACGCAATCATGGTGGGGGTTGGTACAGTAATAGCTGATAACCCGGCGCTCACTTGCAGGGTACGTTTGGGTCGTGACCCTATTCGCATTATAGTTGATACCAATGCACGCACTCCGCTTAACGCCGAAATATTGCATCAAGCTCAAATTCATCAACAAAAAAAGCGGCGCCAGAGTGCACCTACATTGATTATAGTTAGTCAACATGCCCCGACTTCTCGCTTAAAAAAACTGGCGAATGCTGGGGCTGAAATTTTAGTTTGCCCGGCTAATAATGGTCGTATTGATGTTGCCGCATTACTTAAACTACTGGGGCAGCGTGAAATTCTCTCGTTGTTAATCGAAGGCGGCCCAACTTTGTTAGGCAGTTTTTTTGATGCCGGTTTAATTAATAAAGTGCATGCCTTTATTGCACCGCGAATTATTGGGGGTGAGCAATCGCTTAATGCTGTTGGCGGTACGGGTTGTGCATTGCTTAGCGAGAGTATGCGATTGTCACGCTGTAAAATAAAACAAGTTGATGGTGATATCGAAGTTGTAGGCTATATAAATATTAGAGATTCTAATTTGTGA
- a CDS encoding PilZ domain-containing protein, with translation MTAIARITEKENIDSFVSSSIFNWPTRAIPSAANRRSLPRINGKFAVYLHDDESIFTGIDLSFGGLMCSGSTLIWPGNYIDFDLVLSGEKNTIMVRGYVAELVTHHGQIAIRLRFDKITQAARKQIARWMARTQGV, from the coding sequence ATGACAGCCATCGCTCGTATTACTGAAAAAGAAAACATTGATTCTTTCGTATCTTCTTCAATATTTAACTGGCCTACGCGCGCTATCCCAAGCGCGGCCAACCGCCGCAGTTTGCCACGCATTAACGGTAAATTTGCAGTTTATCTGCATGACGATGAGTCAATCTTTACTGGCATTGATCTTTCATTTGGAGGTTTAATGTGCAGTGGTTCTACTCTTATATGGCCAGGTAATTACATTGATTTTGACTTAGTTCTTTCTGGAGAAAAAAACACGATTATGGTACGTGGTTATGTTGCTGAACTGGTGACTCATCACGGACAAATTGCAATACGCTTGCGTTTTGATAAAATAACCCAAGCCGCCCGTAAGCAAATTGCGCGCTGGATGGCTCGCACTCAAGGTGTCTAA
- the dnaJ gene encoding molecular chaperone DnaJ, translating to MPRDYYEVLGVARDASDKDIKRAYRRLAMDFHPDRNKDPEAEGKFKEASEAYEVLSDSQKRQIYDRSGHDGLRGAGFSGFSGVGVEDIFSSFGDIFGDLFGFSQRSRRSSHVGQPGADLQYKLVIDFEEAVFGCQKEISLDQYMPCDECKGSGAADGSKPTRCSMCQGRGQVVHGQGLFLISTTCPACGGQGMKQTNPCKKCSGEGRQRARRKVNVKVPAGFDDGMSLRYSGEGEPGTHGNPAGDLYVLIRVRPHKTLKREGDDLIAEVTATMVQATLGAKLTVVSVEGDEEFELPSGTQPNGVVTLKKKGVPRLRGGGRGDLHIIVRVEIPKSLTSKQRELLEEFAAQAETKKRRLFS from the coding sequence ATGCCGCGAGATTATTACGAAGTACTTGGGGTAGCTAGAGATGCTAGCGATAAGGATATTAAACGTGCTTATCGCCGTTTAGCAATGGATTTTCATCCTGACCGTAACAAAGATCCCGAAGCTGAAGGAAAATTTAAAGAAGCATCTGAGGCCTACGAGGTATTATCAGACTCGCAAAAACGTCAAATTTATGATCGTAGTGGTCACGATGGTTTGCGTGGCGCCGGTTTTTCAGGTTTTTCAGGTGTTGGTGTTGAAGATATTTTTTCATCTTTTGGTGATATTTTTGGTGATCTTTTTGGTTTTAGCCAACGTTCACGTCGTAGCAGTCATGTAGGACAACCTGGCGCAGATTTACAGTACAAGTTAGTTATTGATTTTGAAGAAGCAGTTTTTGGTTGTCAAAAAGAAATTTCTCTCGATCAGTATATGCCTTGCGATGAGTGCAAGGGTAGTGGTGCGGCGGATGGTTCAAAACCAACGCGTTGTTCTATGTGTCAAGGTCGCGGCCAGGTAGTTCATGGTCAGGGGTTATTTTTAATTAGTACAACTTGTCCGGCATGTGGCGGCCAAGGTATGAAACAAACTAACCCATGTAAAAAATGTAGTGGTGAAGGACGTCAACGTGCGCGTCGCAAAGTTAACGTAAAAGTACCAGCCGGTTTTGATGATGGCATGAGTTTACGTTACTCTGGTGAAGGAGAACCTGGTACACATGGTAATCCTGCTGGTGATTTATATGTGTTAATTCGAGTGCGTCCCCATAAAACGCTCAAACGTGAAGGTGATGATTTAATTGCCGAAGTTACTGCCACAATGGTGCAAGCTACCCTTGGCGCTAAGTTGACAGTGGTTAGTGTTGAGGGTGATGAAGAATTCGAACTGCCTAGTGGGACCCAACCAAATGGTGTTGTTACCCTTAAAAAGAAAGGCGTACCCCGGTTGCGTGGTGGTGGCCGTGGCGATTTGCACATTATCGTCAGAGTTGAAATACCAAAATCGTTAACCAGCAAACAGCGCGAATTGCTCGAAGAATTTGCAGCGCAGGCTGAGACTAAAAAACGTCGGCTGTTTTCGTGA
- a CDS encoding ATP-grasp domain-containing protein, with amino-acid sequence MDDVIIIFGSDSNERRVSVASAQNIVRLLPQARLWFWSPSGSIHFTETQRLLDFVNPFENDFDPGSKAIYPTIEAAINSASSANTFFLALHGKGGEDGMLQALLEAKFLPFSGSSSQASHRAFDKVIAKKLVQSQNIRTAESTTIISGNDTENIRQILANWQQQYKHIVIKPVADGSSVGLHFVNDTNSLDTVIAQINATPNITYLVEAFISGKELTVVVIDTDKGPKALPGSEIVVEQGRAFDFAGKYLGKGTKEITPANVTSSVHALAGEIAVAAHKAIGCYGYSRTDLIINDTGAIFLEINTLPGLTKASFVPQQLTVADITMSDFLMQQIQLARRRYEFKQNLPFTKTADVF; translated from the coding sequence ATGGACGATGTCATTATTATATTCGGTAGCGATTCAAATGAACGACGAGTATCAGTAGCTTCTGCACAAAATATTGTGCGCTTATTACCACAAGCACGCTTGTGGTTTTGGAGTCCATCTGGTTCAATACATTTTACCGAAACCCAACGATTGCTCGATTTTGTCAATCCTTTTGAGAATGATTTCGACCCAGGTTCAAAAGCAATATATCCCACAATAGAAGCTGCTATAAATAGCGCTTCTTCTGCGAATACTTTCTTTTTAGCCTTACATGGCAAAGGTGGCGAAGATGGAATGCTACAAGCTTTGCTTGAAGCTAAATTTCTACCTTTTAGCGGTTCAAGCTCGCAAGCAAGTCATCGAGCCTTTGATAAAGTAATTGCTAAAAAACTAGTGCAAAGCCAAAATATTCGTACCGCTGAGTCTACCACTATTATCAGTGGCAACGATACTGAGAATATTCGCCAAATACTTGCTAATTGGCAACAGCAATATAAACACATCGTTATAAAACCAGTTGCTGATGGTTCAAGTGTTGGTTTGCATTTTGTAAATGACACAAACAGTCTCGATACTGTAATTGCGCAAATAAATGCGACGCCAAATATTACCTATCTTGTTGAAGCCTTTATTAGCGGTAAAGAACTAACCGTAGTGGTTATTGATACCGATAAAGGTCCTAAAGCTCTTCCAGGTTCAGAAATTGTAGTTGAACAAGGCCGCGCTTTTGATTTTGCCGGTAAATATCTTGGCAAAGGGACAAAAGAAATAACTCCTGCAAATGTAACTTCGAGTGTACATGCTCTGGCTGGAGAAATCGCAGTAGCAGCACATAAAGCAATTGGTTGCTATGGTTATTCACGCACTGATTTAATTATTAATGATACCGGTGCAATATTTCTCGAGATAAATACCTTACCTGGATTAACCAAAGCATCTTTCGTGCCCCAGCAATTAACTGTTGCTGATATTACTATGAGTGACTTTTTAATGCAGCAAATACAGCTAGCTCGCAGACGTTATGAATTTAAACAAAATTTGCCTTTCACGAAAACAGCCGACGTTTTTTAG
- a CDS encoding EI24 domain-containing protein: protein MSEILGPKPLPRGIITQLIRGALYPIDGLRFIVKQRLWHLAAAPTLIGSALFIILCVISFMFLLPHVSGWVADISAWAADSFWLSIVAILIRWLMWFIAIVLVLVVNVLLLMMIGQVLASTFLDILSERIETLILGSPSAPVTFQRMKTTVFLAIADLGWSLVYWCLFNLPILIIGLAAPPVAAVLSIMTSALLVAQEFVGLSLARRLVPFRQRWRWLRGHRLLCLGFGSTCMLLFAIPLLNFMLLPIAAVGGTLLFCDIEAAKRSASSKIK from the coding sequence ATGAGTGAAATACTTGGTCCCAAGCCTTTACCTCGCGGCATTATTACTCAACTAATTCGTGGTGCGTTATACCCAATAGATGGTTTGCGTTTTATTGTTAAACAGCGCTTGTGGCATTTGGCCGCAGCCCCAACTTTAATTGGCAGCGCCTTATTTATTATTCTTTGTGTTATCTCTTTTATGTTTTTATTACCCCACGTTTCTGGTTGGGTAGCTGATATTTCAGCATGGGCTGCAGATTCGTTTTGGTTGTCTATTGTTGCTATCTTAATACGTTGGCTTATGTGGTTTATTGCAATTGTTTTAGTATTGGTGGTCAACGTTTTACTTTTGATGATGATTGGGCAAGTATTAGCTAGTACTTTTCTTGATATTCTCTCTGAGCGCATCGAGACCTTAATATTAGGTTCACCCAGTGCACCAGTGACGTTTCAGCGCATGAAAACTACAGTGTTTTTGGCTATTGCTGATCTTGGTTGGAGTTTGGTCTATTGGTGTTTATTTAATTTGCCTATTTTAATCATAGGGTTAGCAGCGCCTCCGGTTGCTGCAGTATTAAGTATCATGACTTCAGCTCTTTTAGTGGCTCAAGAATTCGTTGGTTTGTCGTTAGCGAGAAGACTTGTTCCATTTCGTCAGCGTTGGCGATGGCTGCGTGGGCATCGCTTACTTTGTTTAGGATTTGGCAGCACATGTATGCTACTTTTTGCTATACCGTTATTAAACTTTATGTTGTTGCCAATAGCAGCGGTAGGGGGAACGTTGCTCTTTTGTGATATTGAGGCAGCCAAAAGATCCGCTTCTTCTAAAATTAAGTAA
- a CDS encoding leucyl/phenylalanyl-tRNA--protein transferase: MKPSFFPNPRLADHHGLVAVTDSLNVDLLLDAYTHGIFPWSENPVRWYSPDPRAIFLRNLIRMPHRLGRTLRKQNLKVTFDQSFSAVMQNCAKQHRESGEWITPGFISAYSALHHKGYAHSVEVWQDTQLVGGLYGVQLGGLFAGESMFHLVPNASKVAFAYLVAHLDVIGTLLFDCQVINDHTERLGAVCVRRNDYLAALAIVVHQKCRFNSQKWPSEPLAPAPI; this comes from the coding sequence ATGAAGCCTTCATTTTTTCCCAATCCGCGCCTAGCTGACCATCATGGCTTAGTCGCAGTAACTGATTCTCTTAATGTTGATTTGCTTTTAGATGCTTATACTCATGGCATCTTTCCGTGGTCAGAAAACCCGGTACGTTGGTATTCGCCTGATCCACGCGCCATATTTTTACGCAACCTAATTCGTATGCCTCATCGGCTTGGTCGCACGTTACGAAAACAAAACCTAAAAGTTACCTTTGACCAATCTTTTAGTGCGGTTATGCAAAACTGTGCCAAACAACACCGTGAAAGCGGTGAATGGATAACTCCAGGATTTATTTCAGCCTACAGTGCGTTGCATCATAAAGGATATGCCCATAGTGTTGAAGTATGGCAAGACACACAATTGGTAGGCGGCTTATATGGTGTGCAGCTTGGCGGTTTGTTTGCTGGTGAGTCAATGTTTCACTTGGTGCCAAACGCCTCAAAAGTGGCTTTTGCTTATTTGGTGGCGCATTTAGATGTGATTGGCACCCTACTGTTTGATTGCCAGGTAATTAATGACCATACCGAGCGTTTAGGTGCGGTTTGTGTTAGACGCAATGATTATTTAGCAGCTTTGGCTATTGTGGTGCATCAAAAATGCCGTTTTAATAGCCAAAAATGGCCGAGTGAGCCTTTGGCACCAGCACCAATTTAG
- a CDS encoding DUF2442 domain-containing protein, with protein sequence MWNCNKVSHIKYQHDYIYQIVFDDGLEGLVDFAEYLTRGPIFDALNDVALFRSARIEGGTIAWPNGADVAPETLYHKLESLIFI encoded by the coding sequence ATGTGGAATTGTAACAAAGTATCCCATATAAAATATCAACACGATTATATTTATCAAATTGTTTTTGATGATGGTCTCGAAGGATTGGTTGACTTTGCTGAGTATTTAACACGGGGGCCAATTTTTGATGCATTAAACGATGTTGCATTATTTCGTTCAGCTCGCATTGAAGGTGGTACAATAGCCTGGCCAAATGGTGCTGATGTTGCACCAGAAACATTATATCACAAATTAGAATCTCTAATATTTATATAG
- a CDS encoding DUF4160 domain-containing protein: MPEISRFFGIIVRLFYDDHNPPHIHAEFQGDNVVLDFKGNVLNGDLQSRTALRLLREWIDIRIAELEEDWQLAKSGHTIKPIKPLD; this comes from the coding sequence ATGCCAGAAATATCGCGTTTTTTCGGTATAATTGTGCGACTATTTTATGATGACCACAATCCTCCTCATATTCATGCTGAGTTTCAAGGAGATAATGTGGTTTTAGATTTTAAAGGCAATGTATTAAATGGAGATCTTCAATCGCGAACCGCTTTACGTTTGTTGCGTGAATGGATTGATATTCGCATTGCTGAATTAGAAGAAGACTGGCAATTAGCAAAATCTGGCCACACCATTAAACCCATTAAACCGCTGGACTAG
- a CDS encoding protein kinase — protein MAQRFGRYWLQEKIGHGGMAEVFRATIGPDAQTYAFDLALKRLHPELIQERAMVDMFLTEADIAKFLRHPNVVQVFEAGLIDNQPYIAMEFVRGTDLASLVDTLRKRRLRCPADLALYVALQVLRALDYVHRAVTPTGELMELVHRDVTPSNIYITFDGKVKLGDFGIARVRFLEERDDLTLKGKVAYMPPEVLVGAPINANVDLWGLAVTLWELLATRRLYEGLSDEEIRRGVAPKQIMPVHEINPEVPLELSHILHRALSARPRRRPQDAVAFYRELKLHLRATGLQVDSERLGRFLVGLIGYSGDIEQEYRGPQTGVFERPAYAIPMGMSPTQRFEIVMRRKRIIWPAVTIGAALLVGSGIWAWQTMHAHNTNQTAIDLRPVIINDLSKQSISSNPQVPHKSLDNEKNTAPEDYLKKPNDADERVRPIALDVSNWNRPKATHKPRRFNALIQRASQQARQKKYIMAERYFQQALTLRPNNVDAILARADTLIELRHYNDAEKAVRKALTIDPRNARAYLLLGDVLWMQGRDQSAREAYRHCIDVEPNGKSAKVARKVLDKIKG, from the coding sequence ATGGCACAACGATTCGGTCGGTATTGGCTTCAAGAAAAAATTGGTCACGGCGGTATGGCCGAAGTTTTTCGAGCTACTATTGGCCCAGATGCGCAAACTTATGCTTTTGACCTGGCATTGAAACGCCTGCATCCAGAACTTATACAAGAACGTGCCATGGTTGATATGTTTTTAACTGAGGCCGATATTGCTAAATTTTTACGTCATCCCAATGTCGTACAAGTATTTGAAGCAGGGCTAATCGACAATCAACCTTATATTGCTATGGAATTTGTACGTGGTACTGACTTAGCTTCTTTGGTTGATACTTTGCGAAAACGAAGGTTGCGTTGTCCTGCTGATTTAGCATTGTATGTTGCGCTGCAGGTTTTACGAGCTCTTGATTATGTGCATCGTGCAGTAACCCCAACCGGCGAATTAATGGAACTAGTGCATCGCGATGTCACGCCATCAAATATTTACATCACTTTTGATGGCAAAGTTAAATTAGGAGATTTTGGTATCGCCCGTGTGCGTTTTCTTGAAGAACGAGATGATTTAACGCTTAAGGGCAAAGTTGCCTATATGCCACCTGAAGTTTTGGTTGGTGCCCCAATTAACGCTAACGTTGATTTATGGGGCTTAGCTGTAACCCTATGGGAGTTATTGGCAACTCGGCGATTATATGAGGGGCTAAGTGATGAAGAAATTCGGCGCGGGGTTGCCCCCAAACAAATAATGCCAGTGCATGAAATTAATCCTGAAGTGCCATTAGAGCTTTCTCACATTTTGCATCGTGCTCTTTCGGCAAGACCGCGACGACGTCCGCAAGATGCAGTAGCTTTTTATCGCGAACTAAAATTGCATTTGCGAGCCACGGGATTACAGGTTGACTCTGAAAGATTAGGCCGATTTCTTGTAGGGCTTATCGGATATTCTGGTGATATTGAACAAGAATATCGTGGTCCACAGACAGGTGTATTTGAACGCCCAGCTTACGCCATACCAATGGGTATGTCTCCAACTCAACGATTTGAGATAGTTATGCGTCGCAAACGCATTATATGGCCTGCTGTTACTATTGGCGCAGCTTTGCTAGTTGGCAGCGGCATATGGGCATGGCAAACCATGCATGCTCATAATACAAATCAAACTGCTATTGATTTACGCCCAGTAATAATTAATGATTTATCTAAACAGTCAATATCATCAAATCCGCAAGTACCTCATAAATCACTTGATAATGAAAAAAATACTGCACCAGAAGATTATTTAAAGAAACCAAATGATGCTGACGAACGTGTTCGTCCAATTGCGCTTGATGTTTCTAATTGGAATCGACCCAAAGCTACCCATAAACCACGTCGATTTAATGCGTTGATTCAACGAGCAAGTCAGCAAGCACGTCAGAAAAAATATATTATGGCCGAAAGATATTTTCAGCAAGCTTTAACACTTCGTCCCAATAATGTTGATGCTATTTTAGCGCGTGCCGATACATTAATAGAGTTAAGGCATTATAACGATGCTGAAAAAGCCGTACGTAAAGCTTTAACCATAGATCCACGTAATGCTCGTGCCTATTTATTGCTCGGAGATGTTTTATGGATGCAAGGTCGTGACCAAAGTGCCCGCGAAGCCTATCGTCATTGCATTGATGTCGAACCTAATGGCAAGTCTGCTAAAGTTGCGCGTAAAGTGCTAGATAAGATTAAAGGCTAG
- a CDS encoding PilZ domain-containing protein, which yields MFAASTAHSSAVALNNINKVDNRRLSARGPLYMLVEARAHKPAFWAFDVSLGGIRCISEKPIWPGTYLDLSFIIPDSREHIVTGGQIITLDINENDEVLIGIRFCCLASGASMAIYRFLDRRRRLWDPTLKDHEENVLATRFPHLAHIFTNKTPFANLLAETYETLGVAVPKHQILLS from the coding sequence ATGTTTGCTGCATCTACAGCTCATAGTTCTGCGGTTGCCTTAAACAACATTAACAAAGTTGACAATCGTCGCTTATCAGCACGTGGTCCTTTATATATGTTGGTAGAGGCGCGTGCACATAAACCGGCTTTTTGGGCTTTTGATGTAAGTTTAGGTGGAATTCGTTGCATTAGTGAAAAGCCTATTTGGCCAGGGACTTATTTAGATTTATCATTTATCATTCCTGATAGTCGTGAACATATTGTCACCGGCGGGCAAATTATTACGCTAGATATAAATGAAAATGATGAAGTTTTAATTGGCATACGATTTTGTTGCCTTGCATCTGGCGCGAGTATGGCAATTTATCGTTTTCTTGATCGCCGTCGTCGCTTATGGGATCCGACATTAAAAGACCATGAAGAAAATGTGTTAGCGACACGTTTTCCGCATTTGGCGCATATTTTTACCAATAAAACACCATTTGCAAATTTATTGGCTGAGACTTACGAAACCTTAGGAGTTGCGGTGCCTAAACATCAGATCTTGTTATCATAA
- a CDS encoding PilZ domain-containing protein, whose translation MQLRPTVLLAIPNRSAFLHAYYERDASAGVWVPGNNDFNLGTQVDIEIAFAEEQLVLHSRGVVRSKRLHDHANLRAGIGVEFLASENKTRELILAFAKGEKELARRKSRRLPIVIDVEVTLLKGNKHNCTTENICREGVLVANIGPLPIDSVVKLALKPPGYKNPLFIDAKVRWNRDDDKPAVGFNFLFTTPSSISEIGELLGLLRSRLAK comes from the coding sequence ATGCAGCTTCGTCCTACTGTCCTTCTTGCTATACCTAATCGTAGTGCTTTTTTGCATGCATATTATGAGCGTGATGCTAGTGCTGGCGTTTGGGTCCCAGGAAACAATGATTTCAATTTAGGTACTCAAGTTGATATAGAAATTGCTTTTGCTGAAGAACAACTCGTTTTACATAGTCGCGGAGTTGTACGGTCAAAGCGCCTACATGACCACGCCAATTTGCGCGCAGGAATAGGTGTTGAATTTCTTGCTTCTGAAAATAAGACGCGCGAACTCATCTTAGCATTTGCTAAGGGTGAAAAAGAACTAGCTCGACGTAAAAGTCGACGTTTACCGATTGTTATCGATGTCGAAGTTACTTTACTTAAAGGTAATAAACATAATTGCACCACCGAAAATATTTGTCGTGAAGGAGTATTAGTCGCAAATATTGGCCCATTACCAATCGATTCGGTGGTAAAACTTGCTCTTAAACCACCAGGTTATAAAAATCCTCTTTTTATTGATGCAAAAGTCCGCTGGAATCGCGATGATGATAAACCTGCTGTCGGCTTCAATTTCTTATTTACTACTCCTTCAAGCATCAGCGAAATCGGTGAACTTTTAGGACTATTGCGCTCACGCCTAGCAAAATAA
- a CDS encoding PilT/PilU family type 4a pilus ATPase — MDRAAFERILQFGVERGISDLHFEVGHPPHLRLQGDLLPAKYPSLRQEDTEAIAKILLGEHFESFKKNQIERDVTYSIQNLSRFRATVFKQQGYIGIVLRVIPLNIRNFEQLNLPTFLDDVCLIRRGLILVTGATGNGKSTTLAAMLHRINQTRRAHIVTIEDPIEFLFPKEKSLIIQREIGSDTKSFRDALVSALRQDPDVIMIGEVRDYETAEICLKGAETGHLVLTAIHTPDAVHTMQRFIGLFPPEDHDAARMRLAEALKATISLRLLPTSDGQGRVPAVEVMRVTRTIQECIRQVEKLNEVPHHIEQGRDLYGMQTFDQHLLELHQKKLITFAVARMAATNPEEFQRALTIE, encoded by the coding sequence ATGGATCGTGCAGCTTTTGAGCGTATATTACAATTTGGCGTTGAGCGTGGCATTAGCGACTTGCATTTTGAAGTTGGTCATCCACCTCATCTTCGATTGCAAGGTGACTTACTACCAGCCAAATATCCCTCATTACGCCAAGAAGACACCGAAGCTATAGCTAAAATCTTGCTCGGTGAACATTTTGAAAGCTTTAAAAAGAATCAAATTGAGCGAGACGTAACTTATAGTATTCAAAATTTAAGCCGTTTTCGTGCAACTGTTTTTAAACAACAAGGATATATCGGCATTGTTCTGCGCGTTATTCCTTTAAATATCCGCAATTTTGAACAGCTTAACTTACCAACATTTCTTGATGATGTTTGTTTAATTCGTCGCGGTTTAATCTTGGTTACTGGTGCAACGGGTAATGGCAAAAGCACTACGTTGGCGGCCATGCTGCATCGCATCAACCAAACTAGGCGAGCTCATATAGTAACAATTGAAGATCCTATAGAATTTCTATTTCCTAAAGAAAAAAGCCTCATTATCCAACGTGAAATCGGCAGTGATACTAAAAGTTTTCGTGATGCCTTAGTTTCAGCACTGCGACAAGACCCTGATGTAATTATGATTGGCGAAGTACGAGATTATGAAACCGCAGAAATTTGTTTAAAAGGTGCAGAAACTGGTCATCTTGTTCTGACTGCAATTCATACTCCCGATGCTGTGCATACAATGCAACGCTTCATTGGTTTATTTCCTCCTGAAGATCATGATGCTGCCCGCATGCGTCTCGCCGAAGCACTTAAGGCTACGATATCATTGAGACTTTTACCAACAAGTGATGGTCAAGGACGAGTCCCCGCTGTCGAAGTAATGCGAGTAACCCGCACTATTCAAGAATGCATTCGCCAAGTAGAAAAATTAAATGAAGTTCCACATCATATTGAACAAGGTCGTGACTTGTATGGCATGCAAACATTCGATCAACACCTGCTTGAACTCCATCAGAAAAAACTTATTACCTTTGCTGTTGCCCGCATGGCAGCTACTAACCCAGAAGAATTTCAACGGGCGTTGACAATTGAATAA